The Stenotrophomonas sp. ZAC14D1_NAIMI4_1 DNA segment CCAGCGCCGGATGGCGCTCCAGCACCGCATCGAGGTCCATTTCCTGCAGGGCATGGCCGTGGTAGGCCACGCCCTTCAATGGCAGCTGCGGCAGGCCTTCCAGCAGGGCCTGGGTATCGACGCGGCCGTGGGTTTCCACCACCGCCACCACCAGGTCCACGCCCCGGCGCAGCTGTTCCTGCGCGCGGGTCAGCATGGTGTAGGTCTTGCCCACGCCCGGCGCCGCGCCGAGGAACACCGTCAGCTTGCCGCCGGCTTCGCGCTGCAGGCCTTCCACCAGGGCATCGGCCTGGCGGGTACGTGCATCATTCATCGCAGCTGCTGTCATGGCCGCCATTGTGCGCGCCGCCGGTGCAGGCTGGCATCACGGCGCCCGTGCAGCGTGGTCCAGGGCGAAGTTCAGGGTCACCACGTTCACCCGCGGCTGCCCGAACACGCCCCACTGGCGGCCTTCGGTATGCGCCTGCACCAGCGCCTGCACGCGCTCCACCGGCAGGCCGCGCGCACGCGCCACGCGCGCCACCTGCACCTGCGCGGCAGCGGGCGACAGCTGCGGGTCCAGGCCGGCGCCGGACTGGGTGACCAGGTCAGCCGGCACCTGCGCCGGACTCACGCCCTCGCGCGCTGCCACCGCAGCGGTGCTGGCCGCCACGCGCTCGGCCAGCGCCGGGTTGCTGCGGGCCAGGTTGGAACCGGCCGCGGCCATCGGGTCGTAGTTGGCCGCCGATGGGCGCGCCTGGAAGTAGCCATCGCCGGTGAACGGCTGCGCCAGCCACGCCGAACCACGCACCTGGCCACTGCCATCGCGCAGCAGGCTGCCTTCGGCCTGGGTCGGGTAGCTCAGGCCGGCGAACCCGGTGGCGATGCCGGCGTAGACCGCACCGGCCAGCAGCAGGGTGGCCAGGCCCAGGCCGATCGCCGGGCGCCAGGTGGCATCGTCCTGCAGGCGCGCCACGCGGGCCTCGGCCGCGTGTTCGCGGGGCAGGGAGGAAGAGGAGACAGAACGGTTCATGCGCCGGATACCAGGACAAGAAGGAGGTCGATGGCCTTGATCGCCGCGAACGGCAGCAGCACGCCACCCAGGCCGTACACCAGCATGTTCCGGCGCAGCAGCGCGGTTGCGGTGGCGGGGCGGAAGCGCACGCCACGCAGGGCGAGCGGGATCAGGGCAGGAATCACCAGGGCGTTGAAGATCAGCGCTGCCAGTACCGCGTTGCGCGGGCTCGACAGCTGCATCACGTTCAAGGCGGCCATGGTCGGGACCGCTGCGGCAAACAGCGCCGGCAGGATCGCGAAGTACTTGGACACGTCGTTGGCCAGCGAGAAGGTGGTCAATGCGCCGCGGGTGATCAGCTGCTGCTTGCCCACTTCCACCACCGCCAGCAGCTTGGCCGGGTCCGAATCGAGGTCGACCATGTTGCCGGCTTCCTTCGCCGCCTGCGTGCCGGAGTTCATCGCCAGGCCGATGTCGGCCTGGGCCAGGGCCGGCGCGTCGTTGGTGCCGTCGCCGACCATCGCCACCAGGCGGCCACCGGCCTGC contains these protein-coding regions:
- the kdpC gene encoding potassium-transporting ATPase subunit KdpC — its product is MNRSVSSSSLPREHAAEARVARLQDDATWRPAIGLGLATLLLAGAVYAGIATGFAGLSYPTQAEGSLLRDGSGQVRGSAWLAQPFTGDGYFQARPSAANYDPMAAAGSNLARSNPALAERVAASTAAVAAREGVSPAQVPADLVTQSGAGLDPQLSPAAAQVQVARVARARGLPVERVQALVQAHTEGRQWGVFGQPRVNVVTLNFALDHAARAP